The segment TCCTAATTAATAGTTTCGCTAGTTATTTTCCTTTATTATTGCCCTGTATTCTCTCTCTCAATTGAAAGCCGATATCTACTATTCCTATCATTCTTATTATATAGACCAAAGGTGGGATAAGGAAGGATAAAATTAGGATTGTAATCGGCACCGCCTTTGATATTCCTTTTTTATAACAAAAGAAGAAAATGAACGAAAATCCTTGCACCGTCATCAGTAGCATCAGGATAAACGAAAGGTTAAGTACCGCCATATATAAGGTAGATCCCTCTTCCGGCTGCATGAGGGACAAAATCAATACAATCAAATAATACCAAAGCAAGCTTCTTGGCAGCATCAATTCCCTGAATGGAGGGAAAGGTGTCACCTGCATCTTCAACCTCCGCACAATAAAAACAGTGAAGAGCTGAGAGAAAAAGGCATGCACAAATGAAGTAAGCACAAACATGGCCGGCAAAAGATAGGTGGAATAGCCTAGGTACTCCTCCATTCTTTCAAGACCCTCTTGTGCATTCTCCTGTCCAAGAGAAGTGGCGATGGATTCTGATGCTTGCATCGACTCTCTGATCATCCCCTGCAATACTTCCATGAAATCAATGTTAAAAAGAACGATAGCAACAACGTATGCCAGAATATAATTGATTAAGTAAACCCCGGTAGCAGCGCCTAGAATAGCATAACGGTTAGCTTTGTTTCCGATGAGGTGTCCCATCACGACACCGACCGTGCTGGCTGGAATACTCAACACCAAGGCCAATGGCGATCCAAGCAGAACGCTTAAAAGGCCGGCGACCACAGTGAGCCAGATCCCTGATTTCCAACCGTTTCTGGCGGTGAACACGACAAATGGGACAACCATCGCTAGGAGGGTAATCATGCCCAGAAATGGAATATAGAGTGTGATGAGCAGTAGCAGCACGTAAATGCCAAGCAGTGTGGCTCCTTCAGTTATATGTTTGGTTTCTTTCACTATATAAACCTCCAAGAACGCTTAGTTACACAATATGTATAGTTTATCCTTAAGATTCTATTACAATCAAATGTTATGTTGGATGATATCGTAAACTCCCTGTTGTCCTTCGTTCCAGGTGTTCGCTTTCCGCGGGACGGTGGTTGAGCCTCCTCGGCTTCGCCTGCGGGGTCTCAACCAACCGTTACTCCCCCGCAGGAGTCTCACACCTTGCACTTTTGACAACAGGGTAGAACTTTATGATTATTTTTAAACGACTAGCAAAAAGGAAGGCAGCAAGATATTCTCTCACTGCCTTCCTTTTTACTTTTATTCGGCTTTATTACTCACCAGATACGTATGGTAGTAATGCCATTTGACGAGCGCGTTTGATCGCGATCGTTAATTTACGTTGGTATTTAGCGCTAGTTCCTGTTACACGACGAGGTAAAA is part of the Sutcliffiella sp. FSL R7-0096 genome and harbors:
- a CDS encoding YybS family protein; the protein is MKETKHITEGATLLGIYVLLLLITLYIPFLGMITLLAMVVPFVVFTARNGWKSGIWLTVVAGLLSVLLGSPLALVLSIPASTVGVVMGHLIGNKANRYAILGAATGVYLINYILAYVVAIVLFNIDFMEVLQGMIRESMQASESIATSLGQENAQEGLERMEEYLGYSTYLLPAMFVLTSFVHAFFSQLFTVFIVRRLKMQVTPFPPFRELMLPRSLLWYYLIVLILSLMQPEEGSTLYMAVLNLSFILMLLMTVQGFSFIFFFCYKKGISKAVPITILILSFLIPPLVYIIRMIGIVDIGFQLRERIQGNNKGK